One Pseudomonas syringae CC1557 genomic window, GATACGCCGAGGCTGATCATCTGTGCGTCGAGCGCCAGTTCCTGCGGCGCACCCTGCAACAGCTGCAGCAGGTCTTCAGGGGTTTTCGCCTCACGCAGCGCCGGGCCGAGATCCTCTTCACCCAGCGCGCGGGTCAGCAGTTGCAACAGACGTAAATGCTCATCGGATTTGGCTGCGATACCGATCGCCAGGTAGACGATCTGGCCGTTGCCCCAATCCACGCCTTCAGGGAACTGCATCAGACGCACGCCTGTGGTAAACACCAGGTCGCGGGTTTCGGGGGTACCGTGCGGGATGGCGATGCCCTGACCCAAAAAAGTCGAGCCTTGCTGCTCACGGTTCATCAACCCAGTAAGATAGCCTTCCGCTACCAGACCATCGGCGACCAGGTGGTCAGCAAGCAGCTTAAGTGCGGCAGTCTTATCCACGGCCGACTGCGCCATGGATATTTGCTCCAGAGTAAGTTCGAGCATTGCCTTGACTCCTGTGCGGCGCCAAGGCGCCACCTGATTCTTGTTTTAATGACGATCATGGGTGATCGACAGCGTAGGAAAATAAAGCGACACCTATCGGACATCACTTTCATCTGGATTGCAGCAGACAACAGGCGTGCTGAATCGTTTAATCTATAATTGCACGGCACGTTACTCGATTCTGCGGATTCATTGAAGCCCAGCCGCAAAATCGGTGTAGGAGACTTCCCAAAATACTTGAAGTACTTGGGAATTTCCTACTGTCTGGTGTAAAGATCATTGTCACATCAAAAAATAATTCGACTTTCCTGATCCACGCACCTTATTAAAGGAAATTCCGGGGTGAAACTGAGCGATATTGCACGTCTGGCGGGTGTTTCCGTGACCACGGCCAGCTATGTGATCAACGGCAAGGCCGAACAACAGCGCATCAGTCCGGCAACGGTAGAGCGCGTCAAGGCAGTCGTCGAGCAGCACAACTTCCGACCCAACCCTCAAGCAGCAGGCCTGCGCAGTCGGCACAGCAAAACACTGGGCTTCATTCTTCCAGACCTGGAGAACCCCAGCTACGCACGCATTGCCAAGCTGCTGGAGCAAGGCGCTCGCCGCCTTGGCTATCAGCTGCTGATTGCCAGCTCCGACGATGACCCGGTCAGCGAACTGCAACTGTTGCAGCTTTTTCGTGCGCGGCGCTGTGATGCCCTGCTGGTCGCCAGTTGCCTGCCGCCCGGCGATGAGAGCTATCGGGACTTGCAGCTCAAGGGCATGCCCATCATCGCCATCGACCGGGAGATGAACCCCGCGTTTTTCTGTTCGGTGGTCAGCGACGACCATGACGCCAGCCTGCAGCTTACCCGCAGCTTGTTACAGACCAGCCCACGGCATATCGCGCTGCTCGGCGCTCGCCCCGAGCTGAGCATCAGCCGGGCGCGTGCCGCCGGTTTCGAACACGCCCTGGAAGGTTTCACCGGGACCTCGGCTATCGAGCATGGCGAAGCGTTCAGCCGCCAGTGCGGGCAACGCCTGATGACCGAAATACTGCAACGCGACGGGCATTTTCCCGACGCGCTGATCACCACCTCCTACGTGCTGCTGCAAGGTGTGTTCGACGTACTGCAAAGTCAGGCGCTGAATTCCATCCAGCTGCATCTGGGCACCTTCGGTGATACCCAGTTGCTGGATTTCCTGCCGTTGCCGATCAATGCCATGGCCCAGCAACATCAGTTGATCGCCGACAAGGCGCTGCAACTTGCCCTTGCCGCTATCGAGAAAGATGACTACCAGCCCGGCGTGCATGCCATCGTGCGGGCGTTCAAGCAACGCATTCACGAGGCCTGATGTGCAACTGATCGACACCCACACCCATCTGGACTTTCCAGGGTTCGATGCCGACCGTGAGCACGTCCTGCAACACAGTCAGGCACTCGGCGTGCAGCGCATGGTGGTGCTGGGGGTCTATCAGCGCAACTGGCAGCGATTATGGGACCTGACGGTTGCCAACCCTGCCCTGCATGCGGCGTTCGGGCTGCATCCGGTGTATATCGACGAGCACCGCGCCGAGCACCTTACCGAGCTGGGCGACTGGCTGACTCGCCTGAAAGGTCATCCGCAGCTATGTGCAGTGGGCGAGATTGGCCTCGATTACTACCTCGATCACCTGGACAAGTCGCGTCAACAGGCAGTTTTCGACGCGCAGTTGCAACTGGCTGCCGATTTCGACCTGCCCGCCTTGCTGCATGTGCGGCGTAGCCACGCGGACGTGATCGCCACCCTCAAGCGTCACAGGCTAAAGCGTTGCGGCGTCATTCATGCCTTTGCGGGCAGCCGTGAAGAGGCGCGGGAATATATCAAGCTGGGTTTCAAACTCGGTCTGGGCGGCGCAGCAACCTGGCCACAAGCACTGCGCATGCATCGGGTGATTGCTGACCTGCCGCTGGACAGTGTCGTGCTGGAGACCGACTCGCCGGACATGGCGCCTGTCATGTACCCCAACCAGCGCAACAGCCCGCAGCATCTGCCTGATATCTGCCAGGCGCTGGCGGGCTTGATGAACATCAGCCCGGAACAGCTCGCCGAGGCCAGCACGCGCAACGCTTGCGAGCTGTTCGGCTGGCCTCAAACCGTTACTGGCTGAAGCATCAGACCAGCAGCGTCCATAGTGCAAACCCCGCGTACCAGACGATTGCCGCGCGGACCAGCAATTCCCAGAGCATGTCCAGGCTGGCAACGCCTTCCGGGCCGATGACCGGGGAAGGCACTTCGCTGGCAGCGCATCCGGCACGAGTGATCAGTTGCATGGAACTGATGTTCCAGTTGAGCAATTCATGCAGCATGACCCGACTGACCGCCACGAAATTGCCGACCAGCGCGAAGCTGGCGGCCAGCAATCTGACCGGCAGCCAATCGAACGCGTGACGCAACTGCCCTGCCCGCTCGACCAGCGCCGGGGTCTGGCCCTGTTCAGCAGCAAGCGCCAACAACCGGTAGGCCAGTGCAGCCACCGGACCGAGCACGAAATACCAGAAGATGACCGCGAAGAAACTCTGAAAGGCCTGCCACAACAGGTAGCTCTGCACGCCCTGCAACAGTTGCTCGCTGTCATCGGCCTGCACGCCCATGTCGCGCTCGGCTACATGCACGGCAGCCTGAGTATCACCGCGTCGACAGGCATCTCGAAAAGGCCCGAGCACGGCAATAAGGTCAATTCGGCCGAGGCTGTAGATCAGCACCAGCAAATGGATCGGCAGGACCAGCCAGCCGTAAGCCACCGAGCCGACAATCGTCAGCACCAGTTGCAGCAGCAAGACCGGCACAAGCACCAGCAACGCCAAAGTGAGCCAGGGGCGTGCGGCGGTTCGCGGGCTGGTTTCAAGCTTTGTCAGCTCTTTCAACCATGGACCATCACGCTGTACCCGCTGGCGCAGTGCAGAAAATTTCTCTATACAGACCGCCAGCAGCAACACCAGAAAACTCATCGTTTGTCCCTCACATCAATCCAGCAAAGCGGCTCGAAACCTGGCCCAGTCAAAGCAGGGTCCCGGATCTGTCTTGCGTCCCGGCGCGATGTCACTGTGGCCACAGATACGCTCGGGCGTGATCTCTATAAAAGCCTTTCGCAACTGGCGCGTCAGGTCAATCAGCGCGTGGTATTGCGCCTCGCTGAAGGGCTGTTCGTCCGTACCTTCCAGCTCGATACCGATGGAAAAGTCGTTGCACCCCTCACGCCCGTGAAAACTCGACACCCCGGCGTGCCATGCACGATCAAGACAAGAGACGAACTGAATGACGTCGCCATCACGTTCAATCAGAAAATGCGCCGACACCCGCAAATCGGCAATGCCGGCAAAGTACGGATGCTCGGTGATGTCCAGTCGATTCTGAAAAAAAGCCTGCACTTTGCCGGTCTTGAATTGCGCAGGTGGCAGGCTGATGTTGTGGATCACCAGCAGCGAGATCTCACCGTCGGGTCGCGCATTGAAGTTGGGCGAAGGGCAATGCTGCACGCCAGCGCACCAACCGCTTGCGGAGTCCAGTTGCATGAATGCTCCTTGAGCGCTGGAAATGGATGACACCAATTATGCCCGCGATGCATGCGGAGGTGGGGGGTTGATATAGACCTCTTGCGCAGGAAGCAGCCCGACTGGATTGCTCGTAGCGCCCTGTGTCACAAGAAGTCTGCAGTCTTGCGAGGAATCAGGCGCCTTTAAGCTTGCGCAGGGTGCCGATCACTGATTCCAGCGCTCGGTCAAACAGCAAGGCGTCGTCGAGGACGCGTACCGCGCCGCGGCGAAATTCGATGGCGAGGCCGACGCGGGTCTTTTCCAGCACTTTCATGCCGGTGCGATTGACGAACACATAACGGCCGGTCGGCTCGACAATGGCAGTCAGCTTGCAGCGCAATTTGTGCTCTTCATCTTCCTGAATCTCGACCCAGCAACCGACCCGCAAGGTGTCGACCATCTTCAGACCGGCATCATCGTCAGGCAATTGCACAACCGGCTCGTTGAACAACCGCTCTTCAGGGGCAATCAAGACAATTTCTTCAACCACCGCCATCATCGGCGGACCTGCTGCAACCTCAGCGCCTGATGGCGACGCGTCACCGGCAACATGTTCGCCACTGGCTTCCTGCAGACGTGTGAAATGCTGAAACGCCTGAACATGCAGCGACTCCAGCTGGCTGAAGAACTCGCTGGTAGCGAACGGATCGAATGCCGCGCTGGTCAGGCCGTCGCGCAAGGACTTGAGCAGCCCCGGCACCAGTTCCAGCAAACGCTGCAGCGCCTGTGGGTCGTCATGCAGCTCGACGCTCCAGATCAACTCGTCCATGGTCGTCAGGCCCGCCTGCCACTCGCTGGACGCCTCACCATGCTTGAGGCAAGTCAGCAGCAGCACCTTGCTCCAGGCCTCCTGCAACAGACGCACCACCACTTCCGGCAAGGTACGCCCCAACAGGCGCTGATTCAGTTCCTGCTGGACCTGCTGGCGAGCCAGTTCTGCGCGCGCACGGCCTTCCTCGGCATCACGGGTACGCTGTTCCAGCAACTCGCTGCGACGGCGTTCGTCGCTGGTGAAGGCCAGAAAATCGGCAAGCAGTTCGGGAAAAATCGACGGATCGTCGTCAAAGTCATTGAGCAGGCGCTGCACGATCTGCTCGACCCGCTGATACAACGAGTCGCGCTGATAATCGTCACGCCCACCCCAGCCCAGGGCTGCGGTGGCAATTTCGTTGAGCAGGCGGCGCGCCGGGTGGCTGCCACGACTGAAAAAGCTCTTGTCGAGCACCGCCACCTTGAGCATCGGAATCTGCAGGCGCCCGATCAGTGCGCGTAGCGAAGGTGGCAGATTGCGGTCATCGAGAATGAACTCGAACAACATCGCG contains:
- the cra gene encoding catabolite repressor/activator, which produces MKLSDIARLAGVSVTTASYVINGKAEQQRISPATVERVKAVVEQHNFRPNPQAAGLRSRHSKTLGFILPDLENPSYARIAKLLEQGARRLGYQLLIASSDDDPVSELQLLQLFRARRCDALLVASCLPPGDESYRDLQLKGMPIIAIDREMNPAFFCSVVSDDHDASLQLTRSLLQTSPRHIALLGARPELSISRARAAGFEHALEGFTGTSAIEHGEAFSRQCGQRLMTEILQRDGHFPDALITTSYVLLQGVFDVLQSQALNSIQLHLGTFGDTQLLDFLPLPINAMAQQHQLIADKALQLALAAIEKDDYQPGVHAIVRAFKQRIHEA
- a CDS encoding TatD family hydrolase; protein product: MPSCGRSSNAFTRPDVQLIDTHTHLDFPGFDADREHVLQHSQALGVQRMVVLGVYQRNWQRLWDLTVANPALHAAFGLHPVYIDEHRAEHLTELGDWLTRLKGHPQLCAVGEIGLDYYLDHLDKSRQQAVFDAQLQLAADFDLPALLHVRRSHADVIATLKRHRLKRCGVIHAFAGSREEAREYIKLGFKLGLGGAATWPQALRMHRVIADLPLDSVVLETDSPDMAPVMYPNQRNSPQHLPDICQALAGLMNISPEQLAEASTRNACELFGWPQTVTG
- the ampE gene encoding regulatory signaling modulator protein AmpE, producing the protein MSFLVLLLAVCIEKFSALRQRVQRDGPWLKELTKLETSPRTAARPWLTLALLVLVPVLLLQLVLTIVGSVAYGWLVLPIHLLVLIYSLGRIDLIAVLGPFRDACRRGDTQAAVHVAERDMGVQADDSEQLLQGVQSYLLWQAFQSFFAVIFWYFVLGPVAALAYRLLALAAEQGQTPALVERAGQLRHAFDWLPVRLLAASFALVGNFVAVSRVMLHELLNWNISSMQLITRAGCAASEVPSPVIGPEGVASLDMLWELLVRAAIVWYAGFALWTLLV
- the ampD gene encoding 1,6-anhydro-N-acetylmuramyl-L-alanine amidase AmpD codes for the protein MQLDSASGWCAGVQHCPSPNFNARPDGEISLLVIHNISLPPAQFKTGKVQAFFQNRLDITEHPYFAGIADLRVSAHFLIERDGDVIQFVSCLDRAWHAGVSSFHGREGCNDFSIGIELEGTDEQPFSEAQYHALIDLTRQLRKAFIEITPERICGHSDIAPGRKTDPGPCFDWARFRAALLD
- a CDS encoding DUF1631 domain-containing protein, which encodes MPNDEKVVPLSKMLPAQGASAPLARLPVVLLQVRDKAAQQLKDALQVLFDNADDTLFEMADRALSNTEQNIFFEAMRDLRLKRKSIERGFLDKFYESFLSLGQYQIQDPVLPAAVSFDKLALVHNDDLEKTVAVDAMVTKVMSRDSLALGQLTARLNVLVPQPIADESNPLGPAMLCRFFLEAGRNLGVEIKVKLIILKLFEKYVLTNTDHLYGEANQLLIATGILPDMKVLPTRRSSDRAAPRARAAELSDTALGEAADKLDKGVQEVFSALQELLLQVRGNLAPRHEPNAEERPISSRDLLRLLSHLQQYVPSQETADDFDLRNQLEQLLTRVNVKTGKSRIVGVGDEDVINLIAMLFEFILDDRNLPPSLRALIGRLQIPMLKVAVLDKSFFSRGSHPARRLLNEIATAALGWGGRDDYQRDSLYQRVEQIVQRLLNDFDDDPSIFPELLADFLAFTSDERRRSELLEQRTRDAEEGRARAELARQQVQQELNQRLLGRTLPEVVVRLLQEAWSKVLLLTCLKHGEASSEWQAGLTTMDELIWSVELHDDPQALQRLLELVPGLLKSLRDGLTSAAFDPFATSEFFSQLESLHVQAFQHFTRLQEASGEHVAGDASPSGAEVAAGPPMMAVVEEIVLIAPEERLFNEPVVQLPDDDAGLKMVDTLRVGCWVEIQEDEEHKLRCKLTAIVEPTGRYVFVNRTGMKVLEKTRVGLAIEFRRGAVRVLDDALLFDRALESVIGTLRKLKGA